The genomic stretch tgagctccagtaaccacttaaaaccaggtgggctgtgagctcgtccacccatctaagcaataaaaaaaaacaccagataggaacgaagttccttattataaaaatattaattttaagttctattcgaggtataaagaaaataaaactggaggtttcgcaacaacccacggtcattcagtaacgtgcgaacttattgtggtacacttcattcacggttgtttgcataagagttagtgtattgctttttttacaataaaatcattttctcttacactatttttaattcaaatttattaaaatttattttctattttttagttggattttctataaaaacgtatttttttagtttttttaaaactattatttatttctgcaTATCATGGATAGTTCATGTATATCAGCAGGACTCCCGTCAAACATCGTTCGAAGTAATACctagatttttttatagtttgtgCTCTATGATTTAAAGAATAAAATGTCATAAAAGCTAATACATCTCGTTAATACTAGTATCAGTGGGCTTCGAACACGAAACACAATTAAATATTCCATACTCAGAAAACTCAAGTGGACGTAAATATTAAGACTTCATATTTTAAGAGAggctatttttaaatatgtacacaTTAAACACGATACGACTTTGATGTTGTCAGAACCACAAAAGTTACGGAAGCAGTTTTCTTAATACATACACATTACAATCTGTTTTGCGTTGAGAGATTCCTAAAgctttaaaaaatgtaaatgaataCAACTCAGGATTTTcgaatatgctttttttttaggattgaaggattactggtggcccggaggcctcccagtttcaccaggataggtgggcaagcaaaggctcagctaggaggagtggggtttgctaacagctgcccgagcgcctccgaaggagacttaacaacttcaagagcagctgcttcgcgaatgaatccactacctaccgctgagaagatccggcgagaaactcagcggtaTGGATGAGGTTGCAACtcagcaaagagttcgacgagtacggttaccagagtccctaagcctgctcctagtgttagagctgaaggcgtctaatgcaagaccCATTGGATCtagatggatccgtaaggacgcgtctagggcgtcgacggcgactggctcctgcgtgctCAGAATTCGgagagtaatcagcggcggcaatgATAAGGTGATTATCATAACGCATAGGTTTATCGGAGTATCGTTCCGATGCTGCGTCAGATGTTTCCGGATCGATTTGAGGCCCAGGTTGTCGTGTAGGTCGGCGTACCTCACGAACCTCACtactccgacggctaacctgcatcAACGAATATCATCTAGCATGTTATTAAAATCCAAACCATGCGAAGTGAAATTTCACGTGTCTTCCATCACTAATTCGAGGTATTGTACACTATGACgacaacatgtttttttatttaatttggatAACGCTTCGCGGAAACTAGTGTTTGTAtttgaatttagttttttagAATACAAAGGGCAAACATGAAATTTGTGTTAACtgataacaaattattatttttacagatgGACGCTCTTACTTCATAGATAGAAGACATCAGGAAAACTGATTGACCCTaactatcttgagacatgaagtctaaGTTCAGCTATTAGTCCTTATTTTGATGCTTGAATCTTAAATATTGTATtctatttacataatttttttgcaatattgtgattttttttatgagaaaCACGAAGTTAAGTCTAGagggttttatttataaaatactagctgatccggcaacttcgtagtgcctcaatcgataaataaaagacctaaacatttgtataaaataaacttaaaagaaacaaaaggaaacaaaagaacattgttatttttatttaattccgagcattttcatatttattcaccttttaaaccttctctagatttccacgaataattcaagaccaaaattagccaaatcggttcagccgttcttgacttttagcgagactaacgaacagcaattcatttttatataatatagagaTAAGTTCTTTTTTCTTCTACTTATTCGCTGCTAGTCTAAGAGgcaattccagctacgccccgccgggtaggtgagctcacggactcagcctgagagaatttgttaacactaactCTAGCGAGAGCAGTTCTCCATAGAATATACCaccagaatcgcgacccactgagaagatccggcgagaaattcagtagaCTTTGTCTATGGTTTAGCCATTCTAgtcaaactcgtcgattacgacgaaaagAGACTTACTTACTTTACTTCGCTTcaagatcatggggtagagtcgacCGAGTAGGAACGGGGCTTGGTTGCGTAATGAGGGGcccgaatgtcatccctctgtcgaggatGACGCCCTAGGTACGGTACTTAGgtacctttactggtggtaggacctcttgtgagtccgcacgggtaggtaccaccgtcccacctatttctgccgtgaagcagtaatgcgtttcggtttgaagggtgaggcagccgttgtaactatactgagaccttagaacttacatctcaaggtgggtggcgcatttacgttgtagatgtctaaggggctccagtaaccacttaacaccaggtaggctgtgagctcgtccacacatctaagcaataaaaaaaaacctaggacGGTACTTAGTCTAGAAGCCCACGGTAGGGGGTGGCCAGATTTTATAGTAGGAATGCTGTTACCGCACCCAATTCGTGACGAGATACTAGCAGTAGAGTCGGGCGGGCGACGccttttgaagagcacgacTGTGCTTTTCGTGAGGGTTaatgtcaatgcgccactttcGGAGCCATTGTCCCAAATTGGTAGCCGCGATTTGGAGTTTATTATGGATGAACGACATCTTTCTACTCTAGCAGCAGATAGCCATATCATCCGAAAAGGGCTAACcgtgtcttttttttcctacctaaactgatagctttgagacccactgagaagatctgacgagaaactcagtgggctgtgtttgtgggttaatttactgacGTTAATGGTAACCGTGTCGCTGACGACCGAGGTATATCGTTAATAAGTAGGCTAAAAAGGGGGAGAGAAAGAggagttgtttttttattgcttaggtggttggattagttcacggtccacctggtattaagtggttaccggagcccatagacatctacaacgtaaatgacgccacctaccttgcgatatgagttctaaggtatcagtttttatagtacaacggctgcctcacccttcgaactgaagcgtattactgcttgacggcagaaagaggcagggtggtggtacctacccgtgcggactcacaagaggtcctacaaccattTACAATTCTATGTCTTAGATTGAATACTGGCATAGTGAAACCGCGTGATccgggtgtcttatcctttaagccacgacgatttcGCGTATAGTTTATGTATTGCTGTGAGTGACCACATAGCGTTAGGCGAGCCGTGAACTCGCTACCCAAGTCACATTATCAAACATCTTTCACGGACTCTTTCGGAGCTCACACGTTCCCAAGGCTCTATATTTACGGCATTAACTGCtcgacaaataatattatagtcttTCTCcttataaaacttaaaaaaaaaatttattgcataggtgggtggtacaacctcacagcccacctggtgttaagtggttaccagagcgcatagacatctacaacgtaaatgccaccacgcaccttgagatatgagttctagggtctcagtatagtaacaacggctgccccactcttcaaaccgaaacgcgttactactTCCCGGaataaataggcaggatggtgggacctacccgtgcagactcacaaaaggttctaccaccagtaaaggtaaTAGGAAAAAGTAatcttctatttaaataaaaatgaattgctgtttgttcgtctcgctaaaactcgacaacggctggaccgatttggccaattttggtcttaaattatttgtggaagtccagagaaggtttaaaaggtagataaatatgaaaatgcccggaattaaataaaaataacaattttatttttcctttttttttgttttaagtttatacaaaattttaggtcttttatttatcgattgaggcactacgaagtctgccgggtcagctagtaggaaatatattttaaagtaaagctAAAGGGTGTTATTTTGAAGATACATTatgttcatatttatttttaaagtgaagGGTTTGTACAGTCAATTATATCTTCCATATAATTGACTGTTCTAGCATGGTGTGGAGTGTGtgtatctatattttattttatacagactATATCAAAGAAGAGAGGccgtcccagaacaacttggcgtagCTCAGTAGAGCAGgaactgcccaagaccgatgccAATGGAAGATATTGTTATGTTAATAGTAGATTACCAGATCTCATATCTGTAACTTAATAAACCCTAACTCTCTGTAAAGTCTACACGTTTAAGAATCCTGAATAAGTTCAGGATGCATCTTCATTtcacagaaaaatattttagcttGGAGCCATCAAATGGGAATTCTCATAAAAGAAAAACTTTGaatcttttatttcttttttttattaaaaacagcaGATATGTAaacttattatatgtatattaaatttaaatttttggacatatttttttattgtttgttgcttagatgggtggacgagctaacagcccacttggtgttaagtagttactggagcccatagccatttacaacgtaaatgcgccttgagatataagttctaaggtctcaagtgtagtttagtttaattatagttagataaacttttttaataaaatacaaatcgaCATCAGTTGAAATAGCCTCCGCGTCATATTCAACATTCGGCAACGGGCACGCATTTTCCCTCCGAGTTGAAGAGGTATCCAGAATCACAGTGGCAGGTTGCGATGAAAGCCGTCACGCAGCTGGTGTGTTTCAATTCCGGGTCTGCACAGGTCGGCACGCAGGGGTTCAATGTCGTGTGAGCATTTTCAGGACACGCTGTAAAAGACGAAAAAcgaatttagataaaaaaaaataatgcttaatgctaatgggtggacgagctcactgcccatctgctgttaagtagtcagcggagcccatagacatctacagtgtaaacgttgccacctatcttgagatataaggttcaaggtctcaatatagttacaacggctgccccgcccttcaaaccgaaacgcgttactgcttcacggcagaaacaggcagggcggtggtacctacccgtacggactcacaagacgtcctaccaccagtaaagattttGTTACTGCGTTGCCATCCATCTTAAGACACGAAATTCGATATCTTTTGAATGGATGTGTTGtgttgatattattataaattaatgtcaTTCATGTAAACCTTACAAGCTCCAGAGACGGTTAGATGGAGGCTAGGACCACGGCGCAAACAAGCAACCGAACAACAAGAAATAGTGACCGTAGTGACCAAAAAgaatattaaacattattttatgtttaactAAGTTCCTCCAGTTGGGTCGGTTTTAGGTAGTTCTAAGAGATAATTGTTAAGcttaacatataaaaaaaatattgtatatagacatgctttaacaaaaaccgacttcaaatagaaaaatatatatattccagAACAagttaatatacactaaaaacaataagcatcgaaatcggttggcgtgatattgagttattgagttattcatctatttgtcgtgcacgtacttaatgcaaatttaagacttatatggttttctcatggataccattaccAGAACTGGATTAAATTGAAacgggaccacacgggaagcgtcagttttctaataaaaaaagaattatcaaaaTAGATTCACACAgccaaaagttatgaggtaacaaatgggtaacaaacataaaaaaacatacagtcaaATTAAGAACCTccttcttttttgaagtcggttaaaatatTTACCATCAATAAACTAAGGTGATTTCAGAACTAAACTATGTGTGAGTGCTGTGAATTTAGCGACCCTAATTGTTCTATGAAGCAAAATATACATAGGAAtaatgatttatatatttatttgtaatttaaaaaaatataggtatgACTATTGATCTTTTGATCagatacagcacgagaaaccgttttaactctataggaactgcaattagaaaccattcgtcccccgccgtattcgccagaccttgctccaacggactaccatttttttcgtgatttggacaattttctacgcgataaaaagttttcttcccagaaGGCAGTATAAAATGCTTttacacagtttgtagaatcaagatcaccagagttctatcacAAAGACATAAATGATtctcctattagatggcagcaatgtatagataataatggtagatattttgattaaataaaatgttaaaaaaaaaaacaatataaatttttcagtacaaatcggcaatttcatactttaactccTAATACTTCACTATACCTATATAAACAAAAACCTGCATGTATCTAAATTTATATTGATCTACAAACAGTATTTTGGCGTTAGAAAGAAAGAGAAGATTTTACGTCGCTTGATCTTTCAATAATATGGACTACAAAATtagcattttaataaaatacaaatcgaAATTAGCATTTAAACTGCAATgtcgaatttgaattttaacaattaactagcgacccgccctcgcttcgcttcggaaactggaatttattattgatttctccactatttaatggatgttattaaacatataaaccttcctcttcaatcactctatctattaaaaaaaccgcatcaaaatccgttgcgtagttttaaaaatttaagcatacatagggacagacagattctgatatagggacagagaaagcgactttgttttatactatgtagtgaaggtGTTAGTTAGACATTAAGATTTTATTCTGATCGAGCCCAAAGAAGTGAATCGTAAATACTTACATTTCTCGAACAAGCTCTTACTGGCTGCGAGAGCCATCAGAGACACGAGCAGAAACATGATGAAGTAATGTTTGGCGGCCATCTTAACGATGTGTTGCGAACTATAGCTCGATAATTCGCAGCGGCTTCTTATATTCGATACGGAAGCGTGGTTGTGTTTGTATAGTGAATTTAGTGATGTTCTGTGTAGAAGATTcatttaacttaataaattggGTACAAGGAGTAATGTCATCGAATGACTAATGTTTTGACATTTCAGAAGGACGCCGTGAACTATTAAAATGTGGTTTAACTTCTAGAAAAGTTAAAACGTAGGGTTTATGATATTACACAGTACAAAAGAGAGAAGAGCGCTCATTCTTACGCCGTGCCACCTGCTTCTGCTGCACTATCTTAGTGCCCTCAGAGAAACTGACTGGCGACCCCTATGACTCGTACTGACAAATCACACAAAAACGGCCGAATGGATTTAGATGAAATTATGCGcctagtgtttttttattgcttagatgggtgaacgagctcacagctcacctggtgttaagtggttactggaactcatcgacatt from Bombyx mori chromosome 3, ASM3026992v2 encodes the following:
- the LOC101738434 gene encoding fungal protease inhibitor F-like isoform X2, whose protein sequence is MAAKHYFIMFLLVSLMALAASKSLFEKSCPENAHTTLNPCVPTCADPELKHTSCVTAFIATCHCDSGYLFNSEGKCVPVAEC
- the LOC101738434 gene encoding fungal protease inhibitor F-like isoform X1; protein product: MNCCSLVSLKLESGWTDLANFSFKLFVEVQRFKRTSLNSLYKHNHASVSNIRSRCELSSYSSQHIVKMAAKHYFIMFLLVSLMALAASKSLFEKSCPENAHTTLNPCVPTCADPELKHTSCVTAFIATCHCDSGYLFNSEGKCVPVAEC